From the genome of Pristiophorus japonicus isolate sPriJap1 unplaced genomic scaffold, sPriJap1.hap1 HAP1_SCAFFOLD_317, whole genome shotgun sequence, one region includes:
- the LOC139249520 gene encoding up-regulator of cell proliferation-like produces the protein MLSKLELQKHFTEKLSLSKVLEIGPETMVCAKPRSLGEVPWYFLKKLMILNLTARNIKCSADTAKSETSAVDQANFSNLFAIQGTEADDVCNPLDAITAVFLCADSFLQQEMMMKMSMCQFALPLLLPDYSKDSSILLLWAMRFIVKKWRPQSLEASKGFKEETMATTPMPVISFIRLGDCSTSKSKVLNEVLSNPHHHHNFFVTHSMECGDIPRKISDGLVEFCWYLPCGKRNIDIFTEPVLIANLRGNASALLSQVHFLAKVSSAVFIFVDQIGTDESEFLRSIAELQTQYFLILNPQPDQQERTSSFLQKLAPLMKLERNRVIIKNKNMNESGFVEQIQSSIRNTMEGGTDLVSIENMAAVARELNICVDEDEPRCQHGKEVAEEITAVVKGMKNVAEYKMKKLPLQGDLWKKWCKLDKELCRQRMRGDKPVEEYNSELRTDKTNLRKKQQEHDITDNLSEFVTEMANTLNEERRFFLKWIKYFLDATARQELSVLRESYKLQYNASSGGSEKLIELDKQISDSSLGLEHFMREIGQMYEAEITLVHERILQENNRQFLSLPSVAADLMLDGFPLELLDGDASSISEQWVSAVLTNISEKLGPDTKIFVLTVLGVQSTGKSTLLNTMFGLQFAVSSGRCTRGAFMQLIKVTGDLKEEIGSEYLMIIDTEGLKAPELAKLEDSHEHDNELATLVVGLSDVTLVNMAMENSSEMKDVLQIVVHAFLRMKEVGHRPNCQFIHQNVGEVSAHDQNMRDRKHLLDQLNEMTRAAAKMEKKDNTFTKFSDVMEYDPEKHNWYIPGLWHGVPPMAPVNTGYSENIFELKKYLFDLFKQRKERKEPFTIHQFTEWMKSLWNAVKYENFIFSFRNSLVADAYSQLSLKYSEWEWDFRKNMHSWVEKAENNIDNHPLDQLDDLYQALIQESNSILQIQKQNILKHLEQYFSSKIENIHLVEKFKTDFTLSAESLRKELEIYSKGRCDNAIQRCKGMDKLVNIQKEYQENIQKQVSELLQRCKQQETELDDRALEEQFEDMWRDTVKPLHGMTFKKQNIEMEFENQLRHSLQYQSSAVFQRLDAAGKLSEKGKEPFEVTKDHIDKGIFKRICNFFKSEGKNEVETFANSLLKNCEEYAQDKVKAKVDFDQTYCQILLKMIDEKLRDDKHRDFNTNANFEVDLKLHICGHVLPVFQKMHQDFFNKNDPLTRLEEIKSDYYSTFKDLYHEKDESQKRAQALCTNCLQPALQNAIDKRLGVEIVEDVKASCTSHELSSRAYLQSVILLELLEQHCVQNYKAYITDYEEFAKQWIRKRIIRNYTDKNKIVGIVTKIIQALIRKTKSAIEQAAATDKQNVSEFLTEFCDILKDDFVIDKRGLEIIRFQNAAKASEFAADVVAALDDAELNLVSGFNNVCDIEEILPRLPMQPDEEIFRQVLGCGKMCPLCGAPCERGGSGHKEHFAATHRPQGLHCFRYHSSQKLVATVCTSSVASDALFRCAATQYEYHPYKDYRSVNDYFASWDIPPDTSIQAASYWKYVLYTFNKEFAEEYEAKEADIPVDWKLLRKEDIKAEIQKTYNI, from the coding sequence ATGCTTTCCAAGCTGGAACTGCAGAAACACTTCACAGAAAAACTATCTTTAAGCAAAGTTCTTGAAATTGGCCCAGAAACCATGGTCTGTGCAAAGCCTCGAAGTCTGGGAGAAGTTCCTTGGTATTTTCTGAAGAAACTTATGATTCTCAACCTGACGGCCAGAAACATTAAATGCTCAGCAGACACTGCTAAAAGCGAAACATCGGCCGTGGATCAGGCAAACTTCTCCAACCTTTTTGCGATCCAGGGGACAGAAGCTGATGATGTGTGCAATCCTCTGGATGCCATTACCGCAGTTTTCCTTTGTGCAGATAGCTTCCTGCAGCAAGAGATGATGATGAAGATGTCCATGTGTCAGTTTGCTTTGCCTCTCTTGTTACCAGACTACAGTAAGGACAGCTCCATCTTACTGCTGTGGGCCATGCGTTTCATCGTGAAGAAGTGGAGACCCCAATCGCTGGAAGCAAGTAAGGGCTTTAAAGAGGAAACTATGGCAACCACACCGATGCCTGTGATTTCGTTTATCCGTTTGGGTGATTGCAGCACATCTAAATCAAAGGTTCTTAATGAGGTGCTGAGTAACCCACACCATCATCACAATTTCTTTGTCACTCACAGCATGGAATGTGGAGACATCCCTCGTAAAATTTCAGATGGTTTAGTTGAGTTCTGTTGGTATCTCCCTTGTGGCAAGAGAAATATCGATATCTTCACAGAACCTGTTCTCATTGCCAATCTCCGCGGGAATGCAAGCGCCCTACTTTCCCAAGTTCACTTCTTGGCGAAGGTATCCTCAGCAGTGTTTATATTTGTTGATCAGATAGGCACCGATGAGTCTGAATTCCTGAGGTCCATTGCAGAACTACAAACACAATACTTTCTAATCTTGAATCCACAGCCTGACCAGCAGGAGAGGACGAGCAGTTTTCTCCAAAAGCTTGCTCCATTGATGAAACTGGAACGGAATCGCGTGATCATTAAAAATAAAAATATGAATGAATCAGGGTTTGTTGAGCAGATCCAGTCGAGCATTCGGAACACTATGGAAGGTGGAACTGACCTGGTGAGCATTGAGAACATGGCTGCGGTAGCTCGCGAGTTAAATATATGTGTCGATGAAGATGAGCCAAGGTGCCAACATGGAAAAGAAGTGGCAGAGGAAATCACCGCTGTTGTAAAAGGCATGAAAAATGTGGCAGAATACAAAATGAAAAAGTTACCGTTACAAGGAGACCTCTGGAAAAAATGGTGCAAGCTGGACAAGGAACTTTGCCGTCAGAGAATGCGCGGAGACAAGCCTGTTGAAGAGTATAACAGCGAACTCAGAACTGACAAAACAAATCTGCGGAAGAAACAGCAAGAACATGATATCACCGACAACCTTTCTGAATTTGTCACTGAAATGGCAAATACACTCAATGAAGAAAGACGATTTTTCCTGAAATGGATCAAATATTTTCTTGATGCCACTGCACGGCAGGAGCTTTCTGTCCTGCGAGAGAGTTACAAACTACAGTACAATGCCTCGTCTGGTGGAAGTGAGAAGCTCATAGAACTCGACAAACAAATATCGGACAGTTCCCTGGGCCTCGAACATTTCATGCGGGAAATAGGACAGATGTATGAAGCCGAGATAACTTTAGTTCATGAACGTATTCTGCAGGAAAATAATCGCCAGTTTCTATCACTTCCCAGTGTCGCTGCTGACCTTATGTTAGATGGCTTTCCACTTGAACTTTTAGATGGCGATGCTTCCAGTATATCTGAACAGTGGGTCAGCGCTGTGCTTACAAATATCTCAGAGAAACTTGGACCAGATACTAAAATATTTGTTTTAACTGTACTGGGTGTGCAGAGCACAGGAAAGTCCACTCTCTTGAACACAATGTTTGGTTTGCAGTTTgcagtgagcagtgggagatgcacaagaggagCCTTCATGCAGTTGATCAAGGTTACAGGCGACCTGAAAGAGGAGATTGGTAGCGAGTACCTCATGATTATTGACACCGAAGGGTTAAAAGCTCCAGAACTGGCAAAGCTGGAAGACAGCCATGAGCACGACAATGAGCTTGCAACGCTGGTTGTTGGATTGAGTGACGTTACCTTGGTCAACATGGCAATGGAAAACTCTTCCGAGATGAAGGATGTCTTGCAGATTGTCGTGCACGCGTTCCTGAGGATGAAAGAAGTTGGACATAGACCAAACTGTCAGTTCATTCACCAAAACGTGGGAGAAGTTTCGGCGCACGACCAGAACATGAGAGACAGGAAACACCTCCTGGATCAGCTGAAtgaaatgacaagggcagcagcaaAGATGGAGAAAAAAGACAATACCTTCACAAAGTTTTCAGATGTCATGGAGTACGATCCTGAAAAACACAACTGGTACATTCCAGGCCTGTGGCATGGCGTTCCTCCCATGGCGCCAGTGAATACCGGCTACAGTGAAAATATATTCGAGCTGAAGAAATATCTGTTTGATCTGTTTAAACAGCGCAAAGAAAGAAAAGAGCCATTTACAATCCACCAATTCACAGAATGGATGAAAAGTTTATGGAATGCAGTAAAATATGAAAATTTCATTTTCAGTTTCAGGAACAGTCTGGTTGCAGATGCTTACAGCCAGCTGAGTCTGAAGTACTCGGAGTGGGAGTGGGACTTTAGGAAAAACATGCATTCCTGGGTTGAAAAGGCTGAGAATAATATCGACAATCATCCACTGGATCAGCTTGATGACTTGTACCAGGCTCTGATTCAAGAATCAAATAGTATCCTCCAGATTCAAAAACAAAATATTCTCAAACACCTGGAGCAATATTTTAGCAGCAAAATAGAGAACATCCACCTtgtggagaaattcaaaactgacttCACCTTGAGCGCTGAGAGTTTGAGAAAGGAGCTTGAGATTTACAGCAAGGGGAGATGTGATAATGCAATTCAGAGATGCAAAGGCATGGACAAGCTGGTTAACATACAGAAGGAGTATCAGGAAAACATTCAAAAACAGGTCAGTGAACTTTTACAAAGATGCAAACAGCAGGAGACTGAACTCGATGACAGAGCACTGGAGGAACAGTTTGAAGACATGTGGAGAGATACAGTAAAACCGCTTCATGGCATGACATTCAAAAAACAGAATATTGAAATGGAGTTTGAAAATCAACTGAGACACAGTCTACAATATCAGAGCAGTGCTGTGTTTCAGAGGTTAGATGCAGCTGGGAAACTGTCTGAAAAAGGAAAGGAGCCCTTTGAAGTTACCAAGGATCACATCGATAAGGGTATTTTCAAAAGAATTTGCAATTTCTTTAAAAGTGAAGGTAAAAATGAAGTGGAAACATTTGCAAATAGTTTACTAAAAAACTGTGAGGAGTATGCACAGGACAAGGTTAAAGCAAAAGTTGATTTTGATCAAACTTACTGTCAGATATTACTGAAAATGATTGATGAAAAGTTACGAGATGACAAACATCGTGACTTTAACACTAATGCTAACTTTGAGGTGGATCTAAAGTTGCATATCTGTGGCCACGTCCTGCCAGTTTTCCAAAAGATGCACCAAGATTTCTTTAACAAAAATGATCCACTGACACGCCTGGAAGAAATAAAAAGTGACTACTATTCCACGTTTAAAGATCTTTACCACGAGAAAGATGAAAGTCAGAAAAGGGCTCAAGCTCTGTGCACCAACTGCCTTCAACCAGCCCTTCAGAATGCCATTGACAAGAGGCTTGGTGTGGAGATTGTTGAGGATGTAAAGGCCAGCTGCACCAGCCATGAATTGAGCAGCCGAGCCTATCTCCAGTCTGTGATTTTACTGGAATTGTTGGAACAACACTGCGTGCAAAATTACAAAGCTTACATTACAGACTATGAGGAGTTTGCAAAGCAGTGGATCAGAAAAAGAATAATAAGGAATTACACAGACAAAAATAAAATTGTAGGGATTGTCACGAAAATAATCCAAGCGCTGATACGAAAGACAAAAAGTGCCATTGAACAAGCAGCGGCTACCGATAAGCAAAATGTGTCAGAATTCTTAACAGAATTTTGTGATATCTTGAAGGATGACTTTGTGATTGACAAAAGGGGTTTGGAAATTATACGCTTTCAAAATGCTGCTAAAGCAAGCGAGTTTGCAGCTGATGTTGTTGCAGCCCTTGATGATGCGGAGCTGAATCTCGTATCGGGCTTTAATAACGTCTGTGACATCGAGGAAATTCTGCCCCGACTTCCAATGCAGCCAGATGAAGAAATCTTCCGCCAAGTTCTTGGCTGTGGGAAGATGTGCCCATTGTGCGGAGCGCCCTGTGAACGAGGAGGTTCCGGCCACAAGGAGCATTTTGCTGCAACACATCGGCCCCAGGGGCTGCATTGTTTCCGCTATCATTCCAGTCAAAAGCTTGTAGCGACAGTGTGCACTTCTTCAGTGGCATCTGATGCTTTATTCCGCTGTGCAGCAACACAATATGAATATCACCCGTACAAAGACTACCGCAGTGTAAATGATTATTTTGCCTCCTGGGATATTCCACCAGACACCAGCATTCAAGCAGCATCCTACTGGAAATACGTCCTGTATACCTTTAATAAAGAGTTTGCTGAGGAATACGAGGCTAAAGAAGCTGATATCCCTGTCGACTGGAAATTGCTACGAAAGGAAGATATAAAAGCAGAGATACAGAAAACATACAATATATGA
- the lamtor4 gene encoding ragulator complex protein LAMTOR4, which produces MASALTQGLERIPDQLGYLVISEDGVLSSAGELENDEHTAGVIMRMMQTAVKLCMNGSTEPFFKRMSVVFGEHTYMATISGQKVFVVKRHNNPHEAVEV; this is translated from the exons ATG GCTTCTGCTTTGACTCAAGGGCTCGAGAGAATCCCAGACCAGCTGGGCTACCTGGTCATCAGTGAAGATGGAGTGCTGTCT TCAGCAGGTGAGCTGGAGAACGATGAACATACCGCCGGGGTGATCATGCGCATGATGCAGACCGCCGTCAAACTTTGCATGAACGGCAGCACCGAGCCCTTCTTCAAGAGAATGTCGG TGGTATTTGGAGAGCACACGTACATGGCCACGATCTCGGGACAGAAGGTGTTTGTGGTAAAGCGACACAATAATCCTCACGAAGCAGTGGAAGTGTAA